From the genome of Edaphobacter dinghuensis, one region includes:
- a CDS encoding GNAT family N-acetyltransferase, which produces MSDIPVLEGTRVRLAPMTLDHLPGLEKVAFDDRIWRYMPVSIKSPQDLREWVEKALRLRDAGTTLPWVTVLRSENRVIGSTRFFDLDRAHQTAELGHTWLSPEFHGAGLNAEAKLLQLTYGFEQLGLRRVALKTHHENLQSQKAMRKIGAVEEGRFRNHYIMPDGSQRHSVWFSIIREDWPQTKSLLEARVQGPTPPSA; this is translated from the coding sequence ATGAGCGATATCCCGGTGTTGGAAGGAACACGCGTAAGGCTGGCGCCGATGACGCTCGACCATCTTCCCGGTCTGGAGAAGGTGGCCTTCGACGACCGCATCTGGCGTTACATGCCTGTCTCGATTAAATCACCTCAAGACCTCCGCGAATGGGTCGAAAAAGCCCTGCGGCTGCGCGATGCCGGAACCACTCTGCCCTGGGTCACGGTCCTTAGGTCAGAAAACCGGGTCATCGGCAGCACACGGTTCTTCGATCTCGACCGCGCACACCAAACCGCCGAGTTGGGTCACACCTGGCTCTCTCCGGAGTTTCACGGAGCAGGCCTGAACGCCGAAGCGAAGCTGCTCCAGCTCACCTACGGCTTCGAGCAGCTCGGCCTGCGCCGGGTAGCGCTCAAGACGCACCACGAAAATCTGCAATCGCAGAAGGCCATGCGCAAGATCGGCGCGGTCGAAGAGGGCCGCTTCCGCAACCACTACATCATGCCCGACGGCTCACAGCGCCACAGCGTCTGGTTCTCCATCATCCGCGAAGACTGGCCGCAGACGAAATCTCTACTAGAGGCGCGGGTACAGGGTCCGACTCCACCGTCCGCTTAA
- a CDS encoding glycosyltransferase family 9 protein, whose protein sequence is MPSSTKRVLLYRLGSLGDTLVALPALHLVARAFPNAERRMLTNFPVNVKAPPAAAILENSGLVHDYYRYSIGTRSARELLSLWWQIVRWRPEVLVYIGGARGVESARRDERFFRLCGIPRLIGVPVTDDMQTNLWQDSEQALEPEGERLVRNLAELGDGHIDDPESWDLRLSSQEQATAAEAIRLAGGLPMIAVSVGTKVQSKDWGRDNWRALLAEVASHYPGHALTLSGSPPESEASEFAADGWREAGGGPVINLCGKLTPRESAAAFAHARLFIGHDSGPMHLAAAVQTPCVAIFAARNKPRVWFPYGKQHRVVYHRTDCWGCGLETCTVERKKCITSISVEEVLAAVRATLG, encoded by the coding sequence ATGCCATCTTCGACAAAACGGGTCCTCCTCTATCGCTTAGGCAGTTTGGGCGATACACTCGTTGCCCTCCCCGCTCTCCACCTCGTCGCGCGTGCGTTCCCCAATGCGGAACGCCGTATGTTGACCAACTTTCCGGTCAACGTTAAAGCCCCTCCTGCTGCTGCCATTCTTGAGAACAGCGGTTTGGTTCATGATTATTATCGCTACTCGATTGGCACGCGCAGCGCTCGTGAGCTGCTCTCGCTGTGGTGGCAGATTGTGCGCTGGCGCCCTGAGGTGCTGGTGTACATCGGCGGCGCGCGGGGCGTTGAGTCAGCGCGGCGCGACGAGAGGTTCTTCCGCCTCTGCGGGATTCCCAGGCTCATCGGAGTTCCCGTAACAGACGATATGCAGACGAATCTCTGGCAGGACTCCGAACAGGCGCTCGAGCCTGAAGGTGAGCGGTTGGTCCGCAACCTGGCAGAGCTTGGCGATGGGCATATTGACGATCCGGAGAGCTGGGACCTTCGGCTCTCGTCACAGGAGCAGGCCACTGCTGCTGAGGCGATTCGTCTGGCGGGAGGGCTGCCCATGATCGCGGTCAGCGTTGGCACCAAAGTTCAGTCCAAAGACTGGGGCCGTGACAACTGGCGCGCTCTTCTTGCTGAGGTAGCCTCGCACTATCCGGGACACGCTCTTACCTTGAGCGGATCGCCGCCTGAGAGTGAGGCCAGCGAGTTTGCCGCAGACGGCTGGCGAGAGGCAGGTGGAGGGCCGGTGATCAACTTGTGCGGCAAGTTGACTCCGCGTGAGAGCGCTGCCGCGTTTGCACATGCGCGTCTCTTTATCGGCCATGACAGCGGCCCGATGCATCTTGCGGCTGCGGTGCAGACTCCCTGCGTGGCTATCTTCGCGGCTCGGAATAAGCCTCGTGTCTGGTTTCCTTATGGCAAGCAACATCGTGTGGTGTATCACCGAACCGACTGCTGGGGCTGCGGTCTGGAGACCTGCACGGTCGAGCGCAAGAAGTGCATTACGTCGATCTCTGTCGAGGAGGTGCTGGCCGCAGTGAGAGCCACGCTGGGCTGA
- a CDS encoding gluconeogenesis factor YvcK family protein: MELTNRDSPKELRVVAMGGGTGLSTLLRGLKRYVPMRERRKRPRTPEQVDGPTFPCNDARWIIRELSAVVTVTDDGGSSGRLREDFKMLPPGDVRNCMVALSEDEHLLSQLFRFRFDQGELEGHSFGNLFVAALSHITGDFAQAVQMSSQILAIRGKIFPATNTNVTLAAQMDDGSIVRGETSITASKRRIVELMLEPATTHPLAETLEAIAHADIITLGPGSLYTSLIPNLLVNGIPEALAASPATKVFVCNLMTQANESLGLSASQHIEKILQHAGATRSPIFDYALINTAPISVARLEQYAREGQEPIEADLERVKALGVTPLTGNFVHEGDVLRHDYDRVTESLLELRACAD; the protein is encoded by the coding sequence ATGGAGTTAACAAACCGGGACAGCCCTAAAGAACTTCGAGTGGTCGCCATGGGTGGAGGCACTGGACTATCCACTCTGCTGCGGGGACTCAAGCGCTACGTTCCCATGCGCGAGCGCCGCAAGCGGCCACGAACGCCCGAGCAGGTTGATGGCCCGACATTTCCCTGCAACGATGCGCGCTGGATCATTCGCGAACTTTCAGCCGTAGTGACGGTGACCGACGACGGCGGTTCCTCAGGACGCCTCCGCGAAGACTTCAAGATGCTGCCTCCGGGCGATGTCCGCAACTGCATGGTCGCTCTCTCGGAAGACGAGCACCTGCTCTCGCAACTCTTCCGCTTCCGTTTCGATCAGGGAGAACTTGAGGGTCACAGCTTCGGCAACCTCTTCGTCGCTGCCCTGTCGCACATCACCGGCGACTTCGCGCAGGCGGTCCAGATGTCGTCGCAGATTCTCGCGATCCGAGGCAAGATCTTCCCCGCGACCAACACCAACGTCACGCTGGCTGCGCAGATGGACGACGGCTCCATCGTTCGCGGCGAAACAAGTATCACCGCCAGCAAGCGCCGCATCGTCGAGCTGATGCTTGAACCGGCAACAACCCATCCCCTCGCGGAGACGCTTGAGGCCATCGCCCACGCCGACATCATCACATTGGGGCCGGGGTCGTTATATACCTCGCTGATCCCCAACCTGCTGGTCAACGGCATCCCCGAGGCACTGGCGGCTTCACCGGCTACCAAGGTCTTCGTCTGCAACCTCATGACCCAGGCCAACGAGTCGTTGGGGCTGTCGGCCTCACAGCATATCGAAAAAATTCTGCAACATGCCGGAGCGACCAGGTCACCGATCTTCGACTACGCGCTCATTAATACCGCCCCCATCTCCGTTGCCCGGCTCGAACAGTATGCACGCGAGGGGCAAGAGCCGATCGAAGCCGATCTGGAGCGGGTAAAGGCACTGGGAGTTACGCCGCTGACAGGAAACTTCGTCCACGAGGGCGATGTGCTCCGGCACGACTACGACCGCGTCACCGAGAGCCTGCTCGAGCTGCGGGCCTGTGCAGACTAA
- a CDS encoding tetratricopeptide repeat protein: protein MTQAKSAPAPSSSSKRPKTLAGVVPAQNDAARAQTLAHYEAALRLMQDGKYDKAHAAFDKMLAAGAGELADRIRMYINACLLQVSKGKTSFKSNEERYDYAVSLLNDGHYEDAREEFKTILKHDDKADYAFYGLAVLASMTGDSHTCLEHLTEAIRQNPKNRIQARGDSDFQDMADDPRFTELLYPEV from the coding sequence ATGACTCAAGCGAAGTCTGCACCCGCACCATCATCATCTTCTAAACGTCCGAAAACTCTGGCTGGCGTTGTCCCCGCACAGAACGATGCCGCGCGCGCTCAGACGCTGGCCCATTACGAAGCCGCATTGCGGCTGATGCAGGATGGCAAATACGACAAGGCCCACGCCGCCTTCGACAAAATGCTAGCCGCTGGCGCAGGCGAGCTGGCCGACCGCATTCGCATGTACATCAACGCCTGCCTGTTGCAGGTCAGCAAGGGCAAGACCAGCTTCAAGAGCAACGAGGAGCGCTACGACTACGCCGTCTCCCTGCTCAACGACGGTCACTACGAGGATGCTCGCGAAGAGTTCAAGACCATCCTCAAGCACGACGACAAGGCCGACTATGCTTTCTATGGTCTGGCCGTGCTGGCCAGCATGACCGGCGACTCCCACACCTGCCTCGAACATCTGACCGAAGCAATCCGGCAGAATCCGAAGAACCGCATTCAGGCGCGAGGCGACTCGGACTTTCAGGATATGGCCGACGATCCTCGGTTTACCGAGCTGCTCTATCCCGAGGTCTAA
- a CDS encoding DUF4254 domain-containing protein: MAILNALSVTKMQDEKTRAWHATEENIESEDLMGLAEAQHRANFDLWHEEDKARDPGASDAEIVAVKHAIDRLNQQRNDLVEKMDTILLALAGEQNPNAPLHSETPGLMIDRLSILALKIYHTEEETRRESATEAHRQKNAARLAVLKEQRADLAGCLDALWAESLTGTRRFKLYRQMKMYNDPDLNPKMYGAGKDRKAKTG, from the coding sequence ATGGCAATCTTAAATGCTTTGTCAGTGACGAAGATGCAGGACGAAAAGACGCGGGCCTGGCATGCCACTGAAGAAAACATTGAGTCAGAAGACTTAATGGGACTTGCTGAGGCGCAACACCGCGCCAACTTCGACCTGTGGCACGAAGAGGACAAGGCCCGCGACCCCGGCGCCTCCGATGCCGAAATCGTCGCGGTCAAGCACGCGATCGACCGCCTGAACCAGCAGCGAAACGATCTGGTAGAGAAGATGGACACAATATTGCTCGCACTGGCTGGCGAGCAGAACCCAAACGCACCCCTGCACTCGGAGACGCCAGGATTAATGATTGACCGCCTCTCCATCCTGGCACTGAAGATCTATCACACCGAAGAAGAGACGCGGAGAGAGTCGGCAACTGAAGCGCACCGGCAGAAGAATGCGGCGCGTCTGGCCGTGCTCAAGGAGCAGCGCGCCGACTTGGCCGGCTGCCTCGACGCGCTATGGGCCGAGTCCCTCACCGGCACGCGAAGGTTCAAGCTCTACCGCCAGATGAAGATGTATAACGATCCGGATCTCAACCCAAAGATGTACGGCGCCGGCAAAGACAGGAAAGCAAAGACAGGCTAA
- a CDS encoding prepilin-type N-terminal cleavage/methylation domain-containing protein, whose product MTKLLAKTTAVERVQTAQRAEEGFTLIELLIVMSIMLILMTLAVPQLLKLKKTGNQTSAINSVRTIGQAELQYNSAYPANGFSCSLTALGGDPKSGAPTAQAAQLLTPDLAEGHKAGYTFAITNCQKVTINNQDMVTSFEITAVPDAVGKTGDLGFCSDENNAIRQDPTGGTNCTQPIQ is encoded by the coding sequence ATGACGAAATTGTTGGCGAAGACGACCGCTGTGGAACGGGTACAAACTGCACAACGGGCCGAAGAAGGCTTCACACTGATCGAACTGCTGATCGTCATGTCGATCATGTTGATCCTGATGACGCTCGCCGTTCCCCAGCTCCTGAAGCTCAAGAAGACGGGCAACCAGACCTCGGCGATCAACTCCGTGCGCACCATTGGGCAGGCAGAGCTGCAATACAACTCCGCCTATCCTGCCAACGGATTCTCCTGTTCACTGACCGCCCTTGGCGGCGATCCCAAGTCCGGCGCCCCCACGGCACAGGCAGCCCAGCTGCTTACCCCCGACCTCGCCGAAGGACACAAGGCGGGCTACACCTTCGCCATCACCAACTGCCAGAAGGTGACCATCAATAATCAGGACATGGTCACGTCGTTCGAGATCACGGCTGTACCCGACGCAGTCGGCAAGACCGGCGACCTCGGCTTCTGCTCCGACGAGAACAACGCCATCCGTCAGGACCCCACCGGCGGCACCAACTGCACCCAGCCCATTCAGTAA
- a CDS encoding M16 family metallopeptidase — MSVTLVEDSGLTRNAAERNIRKTVLSNGLTVLTEAMPHLRSVSMGVWIGTGSRDEEAAVNGVSHFVEHMVFKGTTSRSAKQIAREVDTIGGNLDAFTSKEMVCFNIKVLDENVTPALDVLADLVLHPTFTPEELVREQGVILEEIKMDEDNPDYLVHEVFTQNFWKNDPLGRPILGTKKTVSSFNQQIVFDFYASRFTPRNMVFSAAGNLDHDAFVAQVEQQFSSLAASSDSLLPRRPVPVATPHITLKRKKSLEQVQVCLGVPAPPVNHPDRYGVYLLNTMLGGGMSSRLFQTIREDRGLAYAIYSEMNPFRDTGSLCIFAGTAVDKTEQVLQLTMQELRRLKENTVSDNELKRAKDQLKGNIVIGLESSGSRMANLARQEMYYGRFFGVDEITREINAVTPADIQALAQELFRPESIALTLLGNLGEMNVEREDLAC; from the coding sequence ATGTCTGTAACCCTGGTTGAAGATAGTGGCTTGACGAGAAATGCCGCCGAACGGAACATCCGCAAGACCGTTTTGTCCAACGGACTGACCGTTCTGACGGAGGCGATGCCCCACCTGCGCAGCGTGTCGATGGGGGTGTGGATCGGCACCGGATCACGCGACGAAGAGGCCGCAGTCAACGGTGTCTCGCACTTTGTAGAACACATGGTATTCAAGGGCACGACCTCCCGGTCGGCCAAGCAGATCGCCCGCGAGGTGGACACCATCGGCGGCAATCTGGACGCATTTACCAGCAAGGAGATGGTCTGCTTCAACATCAAGGTGCTGGACGAGAACGTCACCCCGGCGCTCGATGTACTGGCTGACCTCGTGCTTCACCCGACCTTCACGCCCGAGGAACTGGTTCGCGAGCAGGGCGTCATCCTCGAAGAGATCAAGATGGACGAGGACAACCCCGACTATCTGGTCCACGAGGTCTTTACCCAGAACTTCTGGAAGAACGACCCTCTTGGCCGCCCCATCCTCGGCACCAAGAAGACCGTCTCAAGCTTCAACCAGCAAATCGTCTTCGACTTCTATGCCAGCCGCTTCACGCCGCGCAACATGGTCTTCTCGGCAGCGGGAAACCTCGACCACGACGCCTTCGTCGCGCAAGTCGAGCAGCAGTTCAGCTCACTGGCCGCCAGCAGTGACAGCCTCCTGCCCCGTCGTCCAGTCCCGGTGGCGACGCCGCACATCACGCTCAAGCGCAAGAAGTCGCTCGAGCAGGTGCAGGTCTGCCTCGGCGTCCCCGCCCCTCCGGTCAACCACCCCGACCGCTACGGAGTCTATCTGCTCAACACCATGCTCGGCGGCGGCATGAGTTCGCGCCTCTTCCAGACCATCCGCGAAGACCGTGGACTGGCCTATGCCATCTACTCCGAGATGAACCCCTTCCGCGACACCGGCTCGCTCTGCATCTTCGCCGGAACCGCCGTCGACAAGACCGAACAGGTTTTGCAGCTTACCATGCAGGAGTTGCGCCGTCTGAAAGAAAACACTGTAAGCGACAACGAGTTGAAGCGGGCCAAGGACCAGTTGAAGGGCAATATCGTGATTGGCCTCGAGAGCTCGGGCAGCCGTATGGCGAACCTTGCAAGGCAGGAGATGTACTACGGCCGTTTCTTCGGCGTCGACGAGATTACGCGAGAGATCAACGCCGTAACCCCCGCCGACATCCAGGCACTGGCGCAGGAGCTGTTCCGCCCCGAGTCCATTGCACTGACACTGCTGGGTAACCTCGGCGAGATGAACGTCGAGCGGGAAGATTTGGCCTGCTAA
- the hldE gene encoding bifunctional D-glycero-beta-D-manno-heptose-7-phosphate kinase/D-glycero-beta-D-manno-heptose 1-phosphate adenylyltransferase HldE: MLPELHSVLNLLEGGFSQLKVLVIGDIMLDRYIHGDVDRISPEAPVPVIRHAQRYERAGGAANVAMNLAGLGCQAILSGFWGSDMEQGELAAILDRAGVDTVGVVSSSQPTISKTRIVGRNQQLLRLDIESRDTPPEVESRRLIDRATELVSKVHAVVLSDYAKGALTNQLCAAVINAARIAKIPVLADPKTPDFSKYRGATTVCPNLGELSLATGVSAHQTDALLAAAQPLISENDFQYLTVTMSEKGITLLRRDSRFHSPARAREVFDVSGAGDTVIATLAACLAGGLQIETAIELANLAAGVVVGKVGTVPIARHELVAVLTPSSGVTAGEKILSLDHAKVRVAEWRASGETIVFTNGCFDLLHVGHITLLEDCRRFGSKLVLGLNADASICRLKGPSRPIVGERERARVMAALAAVDAVVLFEEDTPLELIRALRPSVLVKGGDYTIETVVGHEDVIAAGGRVEIVPTVEGFSTTNIVKKLTANNAQNEEN, translated from the coding sequence ATGTTGCCCGAACTCCACTCCGTCCTGAACCTTCTCGAAGGTGGTTTCAGCCAACTTAAAGTACTGGTCATCGGCGACATCATGCTGGACCGCTATATTCACGGCGATGTCGATCGTATCTCTCCTGAGGCGCCGGTTCCCGTTATCCGTCATGCCCAGCGTTATGAGCGTGCCGGCGGTGCTGCCAATGTAGCCATGAACCTGGCGGGGTTAGGTTGCCAGGCTATCCTCAGTGGTTTCTGGGGCAGCGATATGGAACAAGGCGAGCTTGCTGCCATCCTCGACCGCGCGGGCGTGGATACGGTGGGCGTAGTCTCCAGCTCGCAACCCACGATCTCGAAGACCCGTATTGTCGGACGCAACCAGCAACTGCTGCGCCTCGACATCGAGAGCCGCGATACGCCACCTGAGGTGGAGTCGAGGAGGCTTATTGATCGCGCCACCGAGCTGGTCAGCAAGGTTCACGCTGTGGTGCTTTCGGACTACGCCAAGGGTGCGCTGACCAATCAGCTCTGCGCTGCTGTTATCAACGCTGCTCGCATTGCCAAGATTCCTGTTCTGGCCGATCCGAAGACTCCGGACTTCAGTAAATATCGGGGCGCGACCACGGTATGTCCGAACCTCGGTGAACTCTCGCTTGCGACAGGCGTCTCAGCACACCAGACCGACGCCCTGCTGGCTGCAGCCCAACCGCTTATCTCTGAGAACGATTTTCAATATTTAACGGTCACGATGAGCGAGAAGGGAATCACGCTGCTTCGCCGTGACAGCAGATTTCATTCGCCGGCCCGTGCCCGTGAGGTCTTTGATGTCTCCGGTGCAGGCGATACCGTTATTGCTACTCTGGCCGCCTGCCTTGCGGGGGGGCTTCAGATTGAGACTGCCATCGAGCTTGCCAATCTGGCTGCGGGCGTCGTGGTCGGCAAGGTGGGAACGGTGCCTATCGCCCGGCACGAGTTGGTGGCCGTGCTCACGCCCAGCTCTGGGGTTACGGCTGGAGAAAAGATTCTCAGCCTCGACCATGCGAAGGTGCGCGTTGCAGAGTGGCGCGCCTCGGGGGAGACCATCGTTTTTACGAATGGCTGCTTCGATCTGCTTCACGTCGGCCACATTACCTTACTCGAAGATTGCCGCCGTTTCGGATCGAAGCTTGTGCTTGGTCTTAACGCGGATGCGTCGATTTGCCGCTTGAAAGGACCGTCGCGGCCGATCGTCGGTGAACGCGAACGTGCCCGCGTTATGGCTGCTCTTGCTGCGGTGGATGCTGTAGTTCTGTTTGAAGAAGACACGCCGCTTGAGCTGATCCGCGCTTTAAGGCCCAGTGTTCTGGTTAAAGGCGGCGACTACACCATCGAGACAGTTGTTGGCCACGAGGACGTCATCGCCGCAGGGGGACGCGTCGAGATCGTTCCCACAGTCGAAGGATTTTCTACGACAAACATCGTCAAAAAACTTACCGCGAACAACGCGCAAAATGAGGAGAACTAA
- the rlmN gene encoding 23S rRNA (adenine(2503)-C(2))-methyltransferase RlmN: MSNKINTVAEATSQPKPLFGLSLDELASLMEAHGQRPYRAAQLAEALYRQRVTSLEEITTLPSELRETFAAEGYAIGLPEIVQTARSVDGTERYLIRMADGETVETVWMPDGDGGERGDGSLAAEEEEDEERPGNTAKFPYRRATICISSQVGCAVNCQFCLTAKLGIRRNLTPGEIAGQVAAVLNRHRLDLGSSRGNPTPARINLVFMGMGEPFLNYANFMAAVRLLVYMRIPESRMTVSTSGILPGILDFAKETVRPKLAVSLNAPNDVIRESIMPITRKWNIAALFEALNTIPLRNREWITFEYVMLGGINDSLADAEELIALVRNMRCKINLIVWNSGPNMPYHEPSQAGVYAFQNKVIDAGIPAYIRRPRGRDIYAACGQLKRTVESDPVPAPLVEISSAASLRG; this comes from the coding sequence ATGTCTAACAAAATAAACACCGTCGCCGAAGCTACTTCCCAGCCCAAACCGCTCTTCGGCCTTTCTCTTGACGAGCTTGCCAGCCTGATGGAGGCCCACGGCCAGCGGCCTTACCGTGCCGCACAATTGGCCGAGGCGCTCTACCGGCAGCGGGTAACCAGCCTGGAGGAGATCACGACACTGCCCTCGGAGTTGCGTGAGACCTTTGCGGCCGAGGGCTACGCAATTGGTCTGCCTGAGATCGTCCAGACGGCTCGGTCAGTGGATGGGACGGAGCGCTATCTTATCCGCATGGCGGACGGCGAGACTGTCGAGACGGTTTGGATGCCGGACGGCGATGGCGGCGAGCGGGGTGACGGATCTCTGGCCGCTGAAGAAGAGGAAGACGAGGAGAGGCCGGGCAATACGGCCAAGTTCCCTTATCGGCGGGCTACGATCTGCATCTCGAGTCAGGTGGGCTGTGCGGTCAACTGTCAGTTCTGCCTGACGGCGAAGCTGGGTATTCGCCGTAATCTGACGCCGGGTGAGATCGCCGGACAGGTTGCTGCGGTGCTGAATCGCCATCGGCTCGATCTTGGCAGCAGCCGGGGCAATCCTACTCCGGCGCGCATCAATCTGGTCTTTATGGGGATGGGCGAGCCGTTTTTGAACTATGCCAACTTTATGGCCGCCGTCCGGTTGCTGGTGTACATGCGCATTCCGGAGTCGCGTATGACGGTCAGCACTTCGGGGATTCTGCCGGGTATTCTTGATTTTGCCAAGGAGACAGTGCGGCCCAAGCTCGCTGTCAGCCTGAATGCGCCTAACGATGTGATTCGCGAGTCCATCATGCCGATTACGCGTAAATGGAACATTGCGGCGTTGTTTGAGGCGCTGAATACGATTCCGCTGCGTAATCGGGAGTGGATCACCTTTGAGTATGTCATGCTGGGCGGGATCAACGACTCGCTGGCCGATGCTGAGGAGCTGATTGCGCTGGTCCGCAATATGCGGTGCAAGATCAACCTGATCGTCTGGAACTCGGGACCGAACATGCCTTATCACGAGCCGTCGCAGGCAGGGGTCTATGCGTTTCAGAATAAGGTGATCGATGCGGGAATTCCGGCTTATATTCGTCGTCCTCGCGGCCGGGATATCTACGCTGCGTGCGGCCAGCTTAAGCGGACGGTGGAGTCGGACCCTGTACCCGCGCCTCTAGTAGAGATTTCGTCTGCGGCCAGTCTTCGCGGATGA
- a CDS encoding Dps family protein, translating into MKKSNGSTQTLKSRQEAPLATPTDLKAAATKDISAAMNGILADVFALYLKTKNFHWHMSGPHFRDYHLLLDEHGDQLFAMTDPIAERVRKIGGTTLRSTGHIARLQRISDNDADYVEPEDMLAELREDNLALTKRLREAHATCDDHDDVATASLIENWIDETERRTWFLFEASRRGDSTGH; encoded by the coding sequence ATGAAGAAATCGAATGGATCCACGCAGACACTGAAGAGCAGGCAGGAAGCGCCGCTCGCTACTCCAACCGATCTGAAGGCAGCGGCCACAAAGGACATTTCCGCCGCAATGAACGGCATTCTGGCGGATGTATTTGCGCTCTATCTGAAGACCAAGAACTTTCATTGGCATATGAGCGGGCCGCACTTTCGCGACTATCACCTGCTGCTCGATGAGCATGGTGACCAGCTCTTTGCCATGACGGACCCTATTGCGGAGCGCGTTCGCAAGATTGGAGGAACGACGCTAAGGTCGACCGGTCACATCGCCCGACTACAGCGTATCTCCGATAATGATGCGGATTACGTTGAGCCGGAGGATATGCTCGCTGAACTGCGAGAGGACAACCTTGCCTTGACCAAGCGCCTGCGCGAGGCTCATGCAACCTGCGACGATCACGACGATGTTGCCACGGCCAGCCTGATCGAGAACTGGATCGACGAGACCGAACGGCGTACATGGTTCCTGTTTGAAGCAAGCCGCCGTGGGGATTCGACCGGCCACTAA
- the rfaD gene encoding ADP-glyceromanno-heptose 6-epimerase, with protein MIIVTGGAGFIGSNLVHQLNQIGERDILVVDNLAPAPNLSGPKFLNLAGAEYADYMDKKEFRAALKAGDFEGAKVRAILHQGACSNTLEDDGRYMMDNNFTYSKELLHFALDKKIPLVYASTAAVYGASTEFEEVPQNERPLNVYGYSKLVFDNYLRRLMPEIKSTVVGLRYFNVYGPREQHKGRMASVIHHFTRQLQDTGTIRMFEGSGGYGNGEQRRDFVFVKDLARINMFFGGLLPDSPRKPVHAIVNAGTGEARTFKAVAEALMQVHGPGKIEYIPFPGDLKNRYQHYTQADVAGLRSAQYTAPFTSLEEGVKQTFAEEPAL; from the coding sequence GTGATTATTGTGACCGGCGGAGCAGGCTTTATCGGCAGCAACCTTGTACACCAACTCAATCAGATTGGCGAACGCGACATTCTGGTCGTCGACAACCTTGCTCCAGCACCTAATCTTAGTGGACCCAAGTTTCTGAATCTTGCCGGTGCCGAGTACGCGGATTACATGGACAAGAAGGAGTTTCGTGCCGCGTTGAAGGCTGGAGACTTTGAGGGAGCGAAGGTTCGCGCCATTCTGCATCAGGGTGCCTGCTCGAATACGCTCGAAGACGATGGCCGCTACATGATGGACAACAACTTTACTTACTCCAAAGAGTTGTTGCACTTCGCACTGGACAAGAAGATTCCGTTGGTCTATGCATCTACGGCGGCTGTCTATGGAGCGAGCACGGAGTTCGAGGAAGTTCCGCAGAATGAGCGGCCGCTGAATGTCTATGGCTACTCGAAGCTGGTCTTCGATAACTACCTGCGCCGCCTGATGCCTGAGATCAAGAGCACGGTTGTCGGTCTGCGTTACTTCAACGTCTATGGTCCGCGCGAACAGCATAAGGGCCGTATGGCCAGCGTCATTCATCACTTCACCCGCCAGCTTCAGGACACAGGGACGATTCGCATGTTCGAGGGATCGGGCGGTTACGGCAACGGGGAACAGCGGCGCGATTTTGTGTTTGTTAAAGATCTTGCTCGCATCAATATGTTCTTCGGCGGTCTGCTGCCTGATAGTCCGCGCAAGCCCGTACACGCTATCGTCAATGCCGGAACTGGAGAGGCGAGAACCTTTAAGGCAGTAGCGGAGGCGTTGATGCAGGTGCATGGTCCGGGGAAGATTGAGTACATTCCTTTTCCCGGAGATCTCAAGAACCGGTATCAGCACTACACGCAGGCCGATGTCGCCGGTCTTCGTTCGGCGCAGTACACGGCGCCTTTTACTTCGCTTGAAGAGGGTGTGAAGCAGACTTTTGCAGAGGAGCCTGCGCTTTAG